The Streptomyces sp. NBC_00775 genome includes the window GGCACGTAGGCGAAGCCGTCCATGCCACTGGCCACCACCACCGCACTTGCCCGCAGTTCCTCGCCGGAGGCGAGTTTGAGGTGGAAGCCGTCGGCCTGCCGGTCGACGCCGAGGACCCGGACGTTCTCGACCTCGGGCACCAACTGCTCGGCGAACCACCGTCCGTACCGTACGAACATCTCGACCGGCACCTGGTCGTGCCCGGTCAGCCGGGTCTCCCCCATCCCCCGGCAGTAGTCGTCCAGCGTGAACCCGCGCTCCGGCGCGGACAGCATCGACGCGCTCGGCGGCGACTTGAGTAGCATGCCCGCGGGCATGTTCTCGGCCCAGCTCGCCATCGGCGAGCCAAACACCCTGACGTGCAGGCCGCGCGCCTTGAGATGCGCGGCGGTGGACAGGCCATACGGGCCCGCCCCGATCACGACGACCGTCGTGGACACGAATTCCCCCCTGCGGCAGCCCCGTTGACACGGCGACCACCCAATGAAGTGTGAGCGTTGGTATGTGCGCTGATGTGCAGGCGCCAGCCCGGCCGCGTACGGCCTCAGGCAGCGAGCGGTACGCCGGAAGGGGGGCCTCGGCGTACGAGACAGTCCGCGAGCGCGACTGCGCGTGGGGAGGCGCGTGCTGGGCCCGACGGGTCGGGCATGATCACGTGCTCAACAACAGTGACATCGGCGCCCACGCGCGGGAACAGCAGACTCCACAACCAGGCGCACAGCGACCGCAGTTCGGCCGCCACCACCCGAAACAGCGCAAGACGGCCATCCTGCGCGCCATGCAGTAGATGGGCGAGCAGTGCGGTCATGGCGACGTGGGCGAGCACCATGGGCCACGCCGAAGACAGCCGCTCGTACGCGGGTGCGGTGTTCGCCGTGAACCAGCAGACCCCAAGGCCCTGCGCCCCGAACCCCAACACCAACTGCCGGACAGCACTGCTCGGTTGCGCCGCGCCGGGCAGGGCGACGGCGAAGAGGAACCCGGCCAGAATCCCGCGGGCAGCCCACGAGGGCGACACGTCGAACACCACGTGATGCCCGGCGACTGCGAGTACCGTGCCCGCCACCGAGAACACGCCCGCCCGGGCAGCCGCGACCCGCACCGTGGACGGCACACTGCCGGAACGGCGCACGCGGGACACAACGGTCGAAGTCGTCATGACCCGCCCATCATGAGGGGTGGCACAGCCCGCTGTCACTACCGCACGCGTTCTCAGGATCGACGGCGTAGCTACCGCTTCTCGTACGGGCTGTCGGGCTGTTTGATGTGCTTGACGTCGGTGGCGTCGAGGACCGGCGGCCACGCCGCGTCCGAACCGAGCTTGCCCTTCGGCACCCAGGTGCCGGTGACGGACACCCAGCTGTCGGTGGACGGAGTGTCGGCGCCGCGGATCTCCACCTTGTCCGGACGGGCGTCCGCCGCGCAGCAGGAGATGAGGAGCCGGGTCAGATACCAGGTGCCGTTGTCGTCCTTGCTGACGAAGCCGATCATCCGGATAGTCCGGCCCTTCATCGTCCTGCCGCTGTCGTAGATGGCACGGGAATTGAACTGGCTGAGCGTGAGGTCGACCGGGTCACCCTTCGGCAGGGCGTCGAACTTGCCGATGCCCTGGGCGGCGTACGTGGCCGCCTCCCGTTCGGCGCTGTACGAGCCGAGGGCGGGGGGCGGGAAGAGAAGGAGGGCGGCGGCCGGGACGGTGAGGAGCCAGGCGACTCTCGGTCCGTGGCTGTGGTCGTGACCGTGCTCGTCGCCCTCGTTCTTTTCCTCGTGTTCCTCGTGGGCGTGGTCATCCTTGGCCACCCTCATGGCGACGACTGCCCCCACGATCCCCAGGACGAGCAGCAGCACCCCCGAGACGACCAGGTAGGGCCGCAGCCCGGCCTGCACGTACCGCAGATACAGCTCGCTGAAGAGCGAGATCCGCAGGACCGCGGCCCCGCACACGACCAGCAACAGCGCCGGCCCGTACCGCCTCACAGCAGCCACCACCCCACGAGCACACTGCTCACCACCGCGACGACCCACGTGGCCGCCGAGAACCTGACCGCGAACGCCCGCCCGAACGTCCCCGCCTGAAGCGCGATCAGCTTCAGGTCCACCATCGGCCCGACGACCATGAAGGCGAGCCGCGCCATCGGCGAGAACCCGCTCAGCGAGGCGGCGACGAACGCGTCGGCCTCACTGCACACGCACAGCACGACGGCCAGTACGGCGAGCAGCAGCACCGACAGCCACCCGGAGCCGGTGAACACGTCGAGCACCGAGCGCGGTACGGCGATGTTGAAGGTCGCCGCGGCCGCCGCGCCCAGGACGAGGAATCCGCCCGCGTGCAGGAAGTCGTGTTGCAGTCCGGCGCGGAACTCCAGCAGCCGCCCCACCCCGCTCTTCGGCGCCCCGGACCCGGGTTCCGTACGCCGTTTGGGCAGCCGCAGCCACTCCTCCCGCCCGAACCGGACCCACAGCCAGCCCATCACCACGGCCGTGGCGAGCGAGGCGACAAGCCGCCCGAGCACCATGGCGGGCTGACCGGGGAAGGCGATGGACGTCGCTACCAGGACCACCGGATTGATGGCGGGCGCGGAGAGAAGAAAGGCGAGCGCGGCGGCCGGCGCGACCCCGCGCCGCATCAGACTGTCGGCCACCGGCACGGACGCGCACTCACACCCCGGCAGTACGGCGCCGGCGGCGCCCGCGATGGGGACGGCGAGCGCCGGATTGCGCGGCAGCAGTTTGCTGAAGACCCGCTCGGGCACGAAGGCCCCGATCGCGGCCGACACGAGCGTGCCCAGCAGCAGGAACGGAACTGCCTGCACGACCACGGCCGTGAACACCGTCCACCACGCGGCCACCGGGGGCGTGTACAGATCGAGGGCAACCATCGGCCCGACGAACGAGGCGACCGTGGCGATCGCGATCAGAGCGATACCGCCGACCACCACGTACACGAGGATGCGCCCGACCCACCACACCGCATCGGCAGCGCTCCACCGCTTCCCGGCGTACTCCTGACTCTCCACGCCCCTCGTTCCCCGCCTCGCGTCCGTCGCCACACGCCACGGCTCTACGCGTTTGAAGCCCGGACGCTAACGACCCCACCTGTGTCCGACCGCGAGAAAACCTGTGAACCAGCCCGCATCCTCGGCTCGGGGGACGTCCCGGCGGCAAATGTGCCGACCCGGAGTCGCCCGCCGCGCAGTGCGACTCGGCCCGTAGGACCCTCACTGTTCGCTGTCAGGCGACGGACGCGGTTGTCACTGGCGGGTGGTCGTGTCCGGCGGGATCGGGCGCACGGCCTGGACGTAGGTCAGCCACGGCCGTACGTCGCCGCTCCCTCGCACCTCGAAACCCGCGTCGCCGATGAGCCCGTCCAGCAGGTCGACCCGGTTGTGCGCCATGGCGTGACCGACTCCGCCGTGGATCAGGTGGCGGCCGATCGCGCTCTTCGGCGGCCGGAACTCGACGACGAGGAGCCGCCCGCCAGGCCGCAGCACCCGCAGCATCTCGCGCAGTGCTGTCGGCCGTAGCTCCTCCGGCAGG containing:
- a CDS encoding TIGR03943 family putative permease subunit, whose protein sequence is MRRYGPALLLVVCGAAVLRISLFSELYLRYVQAGLRPYLVVSGVLLLVLGIVGAVVAMRVAKDDHAHEEHEEKNEGDEHGHDHSHGPRVAWLLTVPAAALLLFPPPALGSYSAEREAATYAAQGIGKFDALPKGDPVDLTLSQFNSRAIYDSGRTMKGRTIRMIGFVSKDDNGTWYLTRLLISCCAADARPDKVEIRGADTPSTDSWVSVTGTWVPKGKLGSDAAWPPVLDATDVKHIKQPDSPYEKR
- a CDS encoding permease, producing the protein MWWVGRILVYVVVGGIALIAIATVASFVGPMVALDLYTPPVAAWWTVFTAVVVQAVPFLLLGTLVSAAIGAFVPERVFSKLLPRNPALAVPIAGAAGAVLPGCECASVPVADSLMRRGVAPAAALAFLLSAPAINPVVLVATSIAFPGQPAMVLGRLVASLATAVVMGWLWVRFGREEWLRLPKRRTEPGSGAPKSGVGRLLEFRAGLQHDFLHAGGFLVLGAAAAATFNIAVPRSVLDVFTGSGWLSVLLLAVLAVVLCVCSEADAFVAASLSGFSPMARLAFMVVGPMVDLKLIALQAGTFGRAFAVRFSAATWVVAVVSSVLVGWWLL